A portion of the Micromonospora tarapacensis genome contains these proteins:
- a CDS encoding helix-turn-helix domain-containing protein has protein sequence MDGHGELGLGRLLRDARVERGLTQQELAVRAGVGVGTVRDLEQGRSSRPRASSVQALAGALS, from the coding sequence ATGGATGGACACGGGGAGTTGGGTCTGGGTCGGCTGCTGCGCGACGCACGCGTAGAGCGCGGCCTCACCCAGCAGGAGTTGGCCGTGCGGGCTGGCGTCGGCGTCGGCACGGTCCGCGACCTGGAACAGGGACGCAGCAGCCGTCCGCGAGCCAGCTCCGTGCAGGCGCTCGCGGGCGCACTCAGCTGA
- a CDS encoding AfsR/SARP family transcriptional regulator → MLGPLTATRAGEAVPLGSGRHQIVLARLALTPNRPVSIEELIALLWGDGAPPSAANVVQTHVSRLRRLLTSRNEPDRPALLTLAPGGYRLCVDDDQLDLVAYRSRLAQARRPGLEPQRAFDLLDDALDRWRGDQAAEDVPELDGDPLVTALGDERVEATIRLARLGETLRRQSQVLPLLRRLAAQHPWHESLHARLVVALAESGQQAAALDAYDGVHRRLTEELGIDPGTELIDARQSVLTGQGVPRGHITAGPTRPWQAPAPPLDFTGRDAELDRVKWLLRYPPHGRGAPPMVVCVISGMAGVGKTSLALQVARSVRSDFPDGQIYLDLRGADQRPVDVPYALARLLRALGVEGRAIPGDVDEAAALYRSVLIDRRVLVILDNARNAAQVRWLLPGPGGSAVLVTSRNRCAELDGASLVDLPVPGIDEALGMLAARIGRSRVQADRANAQALVEACGRLPVALRVVASWLAVHPDRTLGDLLDRFADERARMTQLAIGDVAVTTSFELGHRELAPLPAEVFRSAALIPGASFSAAAVAALVPAGEPAVRRALSALTADHLLQADGNGRYRFHDLLRLHAARSAEQAQSPADRSAALGRLFTWYLTRTVAAMQLVYAEMVRLPVDVELGPSPFPDTDAAMAWLNEEIDNLVAGIEAAAAGPHRARAWQLADQLRGYFFVRRDAVAWLASGEAGLAAAEAAGDERAQAAMHQTIGQAYWAIGRPEPAGEAYGRGVAAAARSGWLVGEAYLVHNLGLVHAERGRLDEAEALYQRTLRISTGPGFDHIRAVTLNDLGTMCQERGEFHEAVRYFEAALAINRGAARRPSSIANRANLGMVLRQLEDFDAARGHLDAALEHYRATGSRNGQMAVLDELSQLYRQLGEWFPAVETAVAALRIARELRDVRSEAGILNTLGFALLGTRAVSDAQERFTEALALSRRYGYRYYEAQAGVGLSETLLYDDAIGQAYATAQEACETAGRKAYRAVQGDALLVLARAALAMGDRHAASWHGRAARELHRATNLPGRIRACDALLARIDAAPLSRIGQPSGWLPAGNGTYVRGTKGADRR, encoded by the coding sequence GTGCTCGGCCCGCTCACCGCGACGCGCGCGGGCGAGGCGGTGCCGCTCGGCTCCGGCCGTCACCAGATCGTCCTCGCGCGACTCGCCCTCACGCCGAACCGTCCGGTGAGCATCGAGGAGCTGATCGCTCTGCTGTGGGGCGATGGCGCACCACCGTCCGCGGCGAACGTCGTGCAGACCCACGTCAGCCGCCTGCGGCGGCTACTCACATCGCGGAACGAGCCGGACCGTCCGGCGCTGCTCACGCTCGCACCCGGCGGATACCGCCTGTGCGTCGACGACGACCAACTCGATCTGGTGGCGTACCGGTCCCGGCTGGCTCAGGCCCGCCGGCCCGGCCTCGAACCGCAACGCGCGTTCGACCTGCTGGACGACGCCCTGGACCGGTGGCGTGGCGACCAGGCCGCCGAGGATGTGCCAGAGCTGGATGGCGATCCGTTGGTCACCGCGTTGGGCGACGAACGCGTCGAGGCAACCATCCGGCTGGCCCGGCTGGGCGAGACCCTGCGCCGACAGTCGCAGGTGCTGCCGCTGCTGCGCCGGCTGGCCGCCCAGCATCCCTGGCACGAGTCGCTGCATGCCCGGCTCGTCGTGGCGCTCGCCGAGTCCGGGCAGCAGGCCGCCGCGCTCGATGCGTACGACGGCGTCCACCGCCGACTCACCGAGGAACTGGGCATCGACCCCGGCACCGAGCTGATCGACGCCCGCCAGTCCGTTCTTACCGGGCAGGGAGTGCCGCGCGGGCATATCACCGCCGGCCCGACGCGGCCGTGGCAGGCGCCCGCTCCGCCGCTCGACTTCACCGGGCGCGACGCCGAGCTGGACCGGGTGAAGTGGCTCCTGCGATACCCGCCGCACGGCCGCGGCGCCCCGCCGATGGTGGTGTGCGTGATCTCCGGAATGGCCGGGGTGGGCAAGACGAGCCTGGCCCTGCAGGTCGCCCGGTCCGTGCGGTCCGACTTCCCGGACGGCCAGATCTACCTGGACCTGCGCGGGGCCGACCAGCGGCCGGTGGACGTCCCGTACGCCCTCGCCCGACTGCTCCGCGCACTCGGCGTCGAGGGACGCGCCATCCCCGGCGACGTCGACGAGGCGGCCGCGTTGTACCGCAGCGTGCTGATCGACCGCCGAGTTCTGGTGATCCTCGACAACGCCCGCAACGCGGCTCAGGTGCGCTGGCTGCTGCCCGGCCCGGGAGGCAGCGCGGTGCTGGTCACCAGCCGCAACCGCTGTGCCGAGCTGGACGGCGCGTCGTTGGTGGACCTACCGGTGCCCGGCATCGACGAGGCGCTCGGCATGCTCGCGGCACGGATCGGCCGGTCTCGGGTGCAGGCGGACCGGGCGAACGCGCAGGCGCTCGTCGAGGCGTGCGGACGGCTACCGGTGGCGTTGCGGGTCGTCGCCAGTTGGCTGGCCGTACACCCTGACCGTACGCTGGGTGACCTGCTCGACCGCTTCGCCGACGAGCGGGCCCGGATGACGCAGCTCGCCATCGGCGACGTGGCCGTGACCACCAGCTTCGAGCTCGGCCACCGGGAGCTGGCACCGCTGCCGGCCGAGGTGTTCCGGTCCGCCGCGCTCATCCCTGGCGCGTCCTTCTCCGCGGCCGCGGTGGCGGCCCTGGTGCCGGCAGGCGAGCCGGCGGTCCGGCGGGCGCTGAGCGCCCTGACAGCCGACCACCTGTTGCAGGCCGACGGCAACGGACGCTACCGCTTCCACGACCTGCTGCGCCTCCACGCAGCCCGGTCCGCGGAGCAGGCGCAGAGCCCGGCGGACCGCTCGGCCGCGCTCGGCCGGCTGTTCACCTGGTACCTGACCCGGACCGTGGCCGCGATGCAGCTGGTGTACGCGGAGATGGTCAGGCTCCCGGTCGACGTCGAGCTCGGTCCGTCGCCGTTCCCGGACACCGACGCGGCGATGGCCTGGCTCAACGAGGAGATCGACAATCTGGTCGCCGGGATCGAGGCGGCCGCCGCCGGTCCGCACCGGGCTCGCGCCTGGCAGCTCGCCGATCAGCTGCGCGGCTACTTCTTCGTGCGCCGGGACGCCGTGGCGTGGCTGGCCAGTGGAGAGGCCGGGCTCGCCGCGGCGGAGGCGGCCGGCGACGAACGCGCGCAGGCCGCCATGCACCAGACGATCGGGCAGGCGTACTGGGCGATCGGCCGCCCGGAGCCGGCGGGAGAGGCATACGGACGGGGCGTGGCCGCGGCTGCGCGCAGCGGCTGGCTGGTCGGCGAGGCGTACCTGGTGCACAATCTCGGCCTGGTACACGCCGAGCGTGGCCGGTTGGACGAGGCGGAGGCGCTGTATCAGCGCACGCTGCGGATCAGCACCGGCCCAGGGTTCGACCACATCCGCGCGGTCACGCTGAACGACCTCGGCACGATGTGCCAGGAGCGGGGCGAGTTCCACGAGGCGGTGCGCTACTTCGAGGCGGCGCTGGCCATCAACCGGGGGGCAGCCCGTCGCCCGTCGTCGATCGCGAACCGCGCGAATCTGGGCATGGTGTTACGCCAGTTGGAGGACTTCGACGCGGCCCGCGGTCACCTCGACGCCGCGCTGGAGCACTACCGTGCCACCGGCTCGCGCAACGGTCAGATGGCCGTGCTGGACGAGCTCAGCCAGCTGTACCGTCAGCTCGGTGAGTGGTTCCCCGCGGTGGAGACGGCCGTCGCCGCGCTCCGCATAGCCCGGGAGCTTCGCGATGTCCGGTCCGAGGCCGGAATCCTCAACACGTTGGGATTCGCGCTGCTCGGCACCCGGGCGGTCAGCGACGCGCAGGAGCGGTTCACCGAGGCGCTCGCGCTGAGCCGCCGGTACGGTTACCGCTACTACGAGGCGCAGGCCGGGGTCGGCCTGAGCGAGACGCTGCTGTACGACGACGCGATCGGTCAGGCGTACGCGACCGCGCAGGAGGCCTGCGAGACCGCCGGCCGCAAGGCATACCGGGCGGTGCAGGGCGATGCGCTGCTCGTGCTCGCCCGGGCGGCTCTGGCGATGGGCGACCGGCACGCCGCCTCCTGGCACGGCCGGGCTGCCCGCGAGCTGCACCGGGCAACGAACCTGCCGGGCCGGATCCGCGCCTGCGACGCACTGCTGGCCCGCATAGACGCGGCTCCGCTGTCCCGTATCGGACAGCCGTCCGGCTGGCTGCCGGCGGGGAACGGGACATACGTTCGAGGTACAAAGGGGGCTGATCGGCGCTGA